A DNA window from Mycobacterium sp. IDR2000157661 contains the following coding sequences:
- a CDS encoding enoyl-CoA hydratase, protein MTSLDSGAPAYAGIDSLSVDLADAVLSITLNRPDSLNSLSYPMLVTLAETLTRAASDPRVKVVRLGGAGRGFSSGAGISEEDHANPGANGTPADVLDAANRAVRAIVNLPQPVVAVVHGPAAGVGVSLALASDVVLASDKAFFMLAFTKIGLMPDGGASALIAAAVGRIRATRMALLAERIPAAEAYDWGLVTAVYPADEFDAEIDKVIDTLKSGPAVALRKTKHAINAATLTEFEPAIGRETQGQLELLAADDFREGAKAFQQRRPAKFTD, encoded by the coding sequence ATGACTTCCCTTGACTCGGGTGCACCCGCCTACGCCGGCATCGACAGCCTGTCGGTCGACCTCGCCGACGCCGTGCTCTCGATCACGCTGAACCGGCCCGACAGCCTCAACTCGCTGTCGTACCCGATGCTCGTGACGCTTGCCGAGACGCTCACCCGGGCGGCCTCCGACCCACGGGTCAAGGTGGTGCGGTTGGGCGGTGCGGGCCGCGGCTTCTCCTCCGGCGCCGGCATCAGCGAGGAGGACCATGCCAACCCCGGTGCGAACGGCACACCGGCTGACGTGCTCGACGCCGCCAACCGCGCGGTGCGCGCGATCGTGAACCTGCCGCAGCCCGTGGTCGCCGTCGTGCACGGCCCCGCTGCGGGCGTGGGGGTGTCGCTGGCGTTGGCCTCCGACGTCGTACTGGCCTCGGACAAGGCGTTCTTCATGCTGGCGTTCACCAAGATCGGGTTGATGCCCGACGGCGGGGCCTCGGCGTTGATCGCCGCCGCGGTCGGCCGGATCCGTGCGACACGTATGGCGTTGCTCGCCGAGCGCATCCCGGCCGCCGAGGCCTACGACTGGGGCCTGGTGACGGCGGTGTATCCGGCCGACGAGTTCGACGCCGAGATCGACAAGGTGATCGACACGCTCAAGTCGGGGCCCGCCGTCGCCTTGCGCAAGACCAAGCACGCCATCAATGCCGCCACCCTCACCGAGTTCGAACCTGCGATCGGGCGCGAGACGCAGGGCCAGTTGGAACTGCTCGCCGCCGACGACTTCCGCGAGGGCGCCAAGGCCTTTCAGCAGCGGCGCCCCGCGAAATTCACCGACTGA